The following DNA comes from Nicotiana sylvestris chromosome 10, ASM39365v2, whole genome shotgun sequence.
TACTATGCCTTTCCATGGAACCTTTGGCAGCTGGGGGAATTGTAGCCTGTAAAGTTTCCTAATACTAAAAGAGTTGTCATTCTGTAATTGATCCAACCTATTCAACAGGTTTCCTTGAATACTTTGAACATCCCCAATGAGCTTCCTTGACTCCAAAATTTTCCTGACTACCCAAGCTGCATTCTTGGGTATTGGCATATGTTCGAGTGTGTGATGCTTTATGTAGAAGGTATGGATCCATTTGATCCATAAGCAGTCCTTCTTTTTAGCCACTTCCCAGAGGTGTTTTGCCACTACAGCTCTGTTCCAAAATACCAAGTTCATTACATTTAAACCCCCTGCTACTTGTGGTAAACAGACTTTTTCCCAAGAGACCAAGGCCTTTTTTGAAACTGTTGATGAACCAGTCCATAAAAATGATCTGCAAATAGCTTCTACCATATTCATCACCTTTTTTGGTAGTAGGAAGGTCTGTGCCCAGTAGGACTGTATTCCAAACAAAACTGACTTTACCAGTTGAACTCGTCATGCATAAGATAAGAGTCGTACTGTCCAACAGTTGATCCTCTGAGTAATCCTCTCCACTAGTGGCCAGCATTGAATAACTGTAAGCTTCCTGGCTGCCAAAGGTACCCCCAAATATTTGAATGGAAGTGTACCTTCAGGGAACCCCAGTTCTTGTAGTATATCCTATTTCTGGTTCACTGAGACACCTGCTAGGTAAGCTGCACTTTTCTCTGCATTTGCTTGAAGACCGGAAGCTTCAGAAAACTTTTGAAAAGTTTGTCTTAACAATGTGATGGATTGTAAGTCAGCCCTGCAAAACATGAGAAGGTCGTCAGCAAAACAAACATGCACCACTCCAAGTTTTTGGCATCTGGGATGGAACTTGAACATTTTATTCTTCATCATCTGAGAAAATTCCTTTGAAGGTATTCAATTGCCAAGACAAAAAGATAAGGTGACATGGGGTCACCTTGTCTTATCCCCCTTCTTCCTTTAAATGGTTTAGTCAGACCCCCATTTATGTTTAGAGAATATGTTACTGAAGAGATACATTCCATAATCCACCTTGTAAATTTATAAGGAAATCCCAAGTCCAATAGCACTCTCTCCAGGAATGTCCATTCTAAGGTGTCATAAGCTTTCCTCAGATCAACTTTCAGGACATATCTTGGAGAGATACCTTTCCTATTGTAGCCTTTAAACAATTCATGTGTAAAGAGAATATTATCTGTGATACCTCTGCCCTCAATAAAAGCTGGTTGTGATTCCTCTACCAGACCTCCAATTATTCTCTTTATTCTTGTTGTGATGACCTTTGTAATGATCTTGTATAAGGTTGTGCAGCATGCTATTGGTCTATAGTCCTTGACATAACTAGGATTCCGCACTTTAGGAATTAGTGTCACTGCAGTACTACTAATCCCTTTGTGCATCTTCCCAGTTGCAAAAAATTGCTTGACAGCATCACAAACATCATCACCCATTTCCTGCCAATGTTTAGTATAAAACTCAACTGGAAATCCATCCACCCCAGGGGCCTTTTCATGAGACATATCCTTTATTGCAATTTGGATCTCCACTAATGTAATCTCCTGAATGAGATTCTCTTTCTGACTTAAAGTGAGGCATGGACCTTGTTGAATAACTTCTGTGTTTGGACACATGTGAATACTGCCTCTTTCCCCCATGAGTTTAGTAAAAAAGGAGATGAACTCATTCTCCAGTTGTATAGGATCTGTCACTTTTGTTCCATCCTCTCTATAGATAGTTGTGATTGCATTCCTACTAGTCCTCATCTTCCATTGAGCATGAAAGTACTTTGAGTTTGAATCACCACATGTGATCCAATCAGCTCTGGACTTCTGTTTAAGTACTTGTTCCTCTATATTGCTCTATTTTTCAACCTCTGCCAAGGCCCTTCTTTCCTACTCTATCAGATCTTGATCCAAGTGTTATCAGACACCTCTGGATTTAAGAACTCAGCTTCAATATGACCATATTGTTGCAGCCAATCGAAATTCCCAAATGCCCAGTCAATCTTGCTGTAAACTCTTTTATCATGTTCTTGCTTGTTACACCAAGTATAATACCACCCCAAACTTTTCAATTGGGTAAGTTGCAATGTGTTTAGTAAATCCTGCAATCCTTGTGTCTCACCTTGTGTAACTGGGGTTCCAATTCTGTCATCCGTGTACAAAACATTGTCACTACATAATAACCAGCAatcttgaattgtactccctaaCTGAATAAGTGTCCTCCACAATTGACTTCTCTGGTTGCTATTATTACTCACATATATCATGGTTACTGTAGTTCTAAAGTTAGAATTTGGCTCCTGCACTTCATAGTGAATAAACTGATCCTCAATCTGTATAATCTGGACATTTACATTCCCTTTCCATAATAGCCAAATCCTACCATTTGGATGTGCATTGTAATTGCAGCATACATTCCATTCCCTTGCTACTTGACTGATAATTCTAGCAGATTTTCTCTCCTTTACTCTTGTCTCCAAACATCCCATTACATCCACCTTATACTTCCTCAGAAAAAGCCTAAGCTCCTTCTGTTTGTGGGGCTTATTTAGCCCCCTTATATTCCAAGTACAAAGGTTCATTTCTGGGTGAAGCTGGATGGGTCAGCGTCCCCTTGGAGTGTTTGTGGATCATTCATCTGTAGGACCTTAAATCTATTGGCAAAAGTAAAAACTATAGATGTCTCTATAACTTTTCCTTTGTTAACATACTTTATCCCTTCATCATTCCCCATCTCTCCTTGAGTGCCCTCAGCAACTACATTTTGTTTGGGTGCTTCAGTTCCCATTCCATTTGGTACAGGATTGGTATGAGTATTCTTCTCTACTTGCATCCCAGCATTCTCATCATCTTCTCCTCTATTCACCTTTGGTACCCATTTTAAGTTCTCCTTGTTCTTGTTCTTCTGTTTCTGTGGTTGCTTCCTAATTTCTTCTCCCCCTTCCTGCTTGTTCTTCAACCAACAGTCTTCAGAGTTATGACCAAACCTTACACAATCACAGCAAAACTTTGGTTTCCAATCGTACTCAATTTGTTGATTGATTATCCCTCTAGAAGTTTGGAGATTCACACTGTCTGGCAGGGGTCGGGATATATCAGCTTCAACAAGTACTCGTGCAAATGATATCTTCTCTAACTCAGCAGTAAATTTATCAGTGTACAGAGGTTTGTCCACTGCACTGCCTAATTTGCTCAATACATCTGTGGCCCAGAATCTCAATGGTAGACCTGGAAATTTGACCCATAGTGGAATTTTACTCATACAGCTTGGGTCAAATTTGAAATCCACACTCCAACAGTACAGAATAAGAGGTTTATTGTGGTATGTATATGGACCATTATGAAGAACTAGGTCCCTATCTACCATATTTTGGAATCTAAACACAAAATATCCTTCATCATGATAAAGGATTTGAGGTTGGTCAGCAAAATCCGAGACATTTGCAATGTAATTTTCCATCGCTTTCTCATATGGATTATCCCCCAAAACATAGCCAATTAGGGATGTACTCCAGTAATTCTCCTGTTCTTTTGTTTCTTCATCATCAATTTGCACTACAACAGTGCCATCGCGAATAATAGGGGGTATGTAATTCAATGCCTTACCCTTTTGAGAACTCCTATTGTGATACCTAGCTGGTATTTCTTCCTCCTCTTTGTTCCCAATTTCTCTGGTAGGTTGCACATTCCCTGTTGCTAAGAAATTCAGTCTACGATGAACTACTTCAGTGTTTTCCTTCATAGCAGGTTTCACTGCAGATTCCCCcttttcattctcactttcctcCACGATTGGTTGAAATTTTTGTGGTAGGAAGCTTCCAAACGTCATAGGCCTCAATTCCTATTGAAACCCAGTATCTGGCGTTACTATCTTCTCACCTTGAGCTGGGTTTTGAAACACTGTAGGGGCACTACCCATACCAGTTAACCACCATCCTATTTGTACCTGAGCTGGTGTTACTAAACTTGCATCATTATCATTCTCTCACAATGGCGATGGGAGCTTCTTCCGTTGTCTAGCCATGGTCGATGGCGTATGTTAGCTAACCTTGCTAATCATGCGCCCGAACTCAAATACATTcggaacatgataatcaaataacttatgtattaatattttagacttatgattaatatctgaatcgagtgcagttagtttgaatttgaatgcatagcatacttttttgaaaatatgatcttgtttagaaaataaaatgataagaattatttgagtttgagatgattttttttaaaatatattacgtaaagaattaaaatgatagtaaaaatattattacaatatttagaaataatgtgttcattaagaatttttttttctatgattaaataaatttctaatattggtaatcttaataatgaaaattaaaattaaattttatcttatagctaaaaagaaaaaaaaatttaactgcatctaatacaaaattgaTTATAAAAGAACTTAATACATTTGGAAtatgataatcaaataacttatgtattaatattttagactaattaaaagttacaatttaaaacaaaatatgacaCTATTTTGGTTATatgtaaaatattaatataaaactaattaacatttaTAGTAGGGAAGAAAatgtatattaaaaagaaaatagaggtagtgtgaggatacttatactttaaattaatattaatatagagaaaaatcaattaagtaaattatatttaaaaatattataaaatcaatcaattaaattatatttaaaaatattactgacaaatttaaatgattaaaatattatgaaagCATAAAAATATTCAAATTTCGAGAATAAAATATTTACTTTTATCACATACTAATTAAAGGATAATAagcaagacattaatttaatcataagctaataaaaattatatgatagtatgataatatgaaatattaaataatataataactataagagaagaacaaaaagaaaaagaatttacgtagaaatgatgtgatgaataagacatatttgacttcctgataaaaataaagcgattgtaagaattttgttaaaataatatgatctaatgtgctcgaacaagacggatcacaatatgacatgtttagtattttttaatatCGACAACGGAACGTAATGCAAGTACTAAAATTAAGgggttaggttgctacaaatatatgttaaaaagattggttgtctactacgagatttgatcaataatttcatatcctgcttcataattaaattctcatgttatataatttttatctgagatatatatatatatatatatatatatatatattaaggttatttgtacatgattcaaacaacatacaTCGCAATTTGAAATGATTTATCTGTGCATCgcacgggtactaatactagtataattaaaattagacttttcgaaactgTCCCAATCATATcagtttctcttcggtatcggtacggttcggttaattttcggtattatTTTAAATATCATATAAAAGTCACTAGTAGAAATAGAATGGAGTAACATACATACTTTTATATGACTTAGCAAATTTTTCTAGACATTTTTATactttaaagggtgatgaattaagaaaatatgaaagatggctagagtatagattcATCAATATTATATTCTACAACGGCgtaaaagaaattaaacaaattaataaaaagaaatataaaaatctCACGAGTGAAAAGATATTAACCAAGTCGGGACtaggactcaagaataaagtctatggACAAAAACATAAATCAAAATCATACGAAAGAAAACATATTACGTTGGAGTTTGCTCTCATAAGTCATAATCGCTACAATACTTTAtgtcttgctagtgaatatgttcgaaataatttatttttaataggAGTAACATTATAGGTTTAAGAATTAGGATTTTGAATTTAATTATTTGTTGACTTGTAACTGTTTTCATAATTTCAAGACCCAAGGAAAATttaataatttattatttttaaatataatatataaatatatttttcacacaTAAATTTATTCGGTACAATTCGATAGTTTTTCGGTTAatctttataaaataaaagtataccctaattatcggtatgATTATAAATTTATATACAAACTTACGGTTTTATCAAAAGAAACCTAAATGTCGGTTCGGTACGGTACGATTCGGTCAATTTAGTCAGTTTTTAAATATCTATTGGCACCCCTACATATAGCAATTCTCGGCGATATTATTTAAAGATTAATCAGTActcttttgttttaaaattttaaactaaaaatcttaattttaggacaatttaaaatatttttatccCAAAAAATTAAATTGAAAAACTAAAATTCAAGATACAATGACTAGTTCTTAAATAGCAGTCCTTTAAAGTAACTGTATGGTGTCATTTCTGCAAGATTTTGAGAGTGTAATGTTGTTAATAGaggaccaaaaaaaaaaaaaaacacgcATGAAAGCTAACCACAAGATGAGCGTATGACTAAAATTCAAAGtaacttttatttcttttttttttcttttttctttttaaatcatACGCCAGTCACTTCGTACAATGGATTGCCCAATGGTGTTAGTTAAGTTATTATACTCCTATATATATTTTTCATTAGAAA
Coding sequences within:
- the LOC138880224 gene encoding uncharacterized protein, which produces MNLCTWNIRGLNKPHKQKELRLFLRKYKVDVMGCLETRVKERKSARIISQVAREWNVCCNYNAHPNGRIWLLWKGNVNVQIIQIEDQFIHYEVQEPNSNFRTTVTMIYVSNNSNQRSQLWRTLIQLGSTIQDCWLLCSDNVLYTDDRIGTPVTQGETQGLQDLLNTLQLTQLKSLGWYYTWCNKQEHDKRVYSKIDWAFGNFDWLQQYGHIEAEFLNPEVSDNTWIKI